Part of the Ruegeria sp. AD91A genome, CCGAGTACAAATACCGGCGGCGCCCAGATTTCTGCGTCATACCAAGACAGCGATCAGTAGCGGTAATGCTCCGGTTTGTACGGACCTTCCGGTTTGACACCGATATAAGCAGCCTGATCCGCGTCCATCTGGGTCAGCTTCACGCCGATTCGATCCAGATGCAGGCGGGCCACTTTCTCATCCAGATGTTTGGGCAGGATGTAGACCTTGTTCTCGTACTGGTCACCCTTGGTGAACAGTTCGATCTGTGCCAGAACCTGGTTGGTGAACGAGGCCGACATTACAAAGGATGGGTGCCCGGTGGCGTTGCCAAGGTTCAGCAGACGGCCTTCGGACAGCAGAATGATGCGGTTGCCCGAGGGCATCTCGATCATGTCCACCTGCTCCTTGATATTGGTCCATTTGTGGTTTTTCAGGCTGGCCACCTGAATTTCGTTGTCGAAATGGCCGATGTTGCCAACAATCGCCATGTCCTTCATCGCGCGCATATGCTCGATGCGGATCACGTCCTTGTTGCCGGTGGTTGTGATGAAGATGTCCGCGCTGGCGACTTCGTCTTCCAGCAGGGTCACTTCAAACCCGTCCATCGCAGCCTGCAGAGCACAGATCGGGTCAACTTCGGTGACTTTCACACGGGCTCCCGCGCCGCACAACGACGCCGCCGAGCCTTTGCCCACGTCACCGTAACCGCAGACCACGGCAACCTTGCCAGCCATCATCGTGTCGGTAGCGCGACGGATACCGTCGACCAGCGATTCCTTGCAGCCGTATTTGTTGTCGAATTTCGACTTGGTGACGCTGTCATTCACGTTGATCGCCGGGAACGGCAGTTGACCTTCCTTAACCAGCTGATACAGGCGGTTCACACCGGTGGTGGTTTCCTCGGACACGCCATGGATCTGGTCACGCATCTTTGTGAACCATCCGGGGCTTGCCGCCATACGCTTGGCGATCTGCTTTTTGATCACCTCTTCCTCTTCCGAACCCGGAACAGGGATGATGTCTTCACCCGCTTCGGCACGAGCGCCGAGCAGGATGTAAAGCGTTGCGTCACCGCCATCGTCCAGGATCATGT contains:
- the ahcY gene encoding adenosylhomocysteinase; this encodes MARDYIVKDISLAGFGRKELDIAETEMPGLMSLRTEYGESKPLAGARIVGSLHMTIQTGVLIETLVALGADVRWASCNIFSTQDHAAAAIAEAGIPVFAIKGQTLEEHWDYLDKSFLFEDGPNMILDDGGDATLYILLGARAEAGEDIIPVPGSEEEEVIKKQIAKRMAASPGWFTKMRDQIHGVSEETTTGVNRLYQLVKEGQLPFPAINVNDSVTKSKFDNKYGCKESLVDGIRRATDTMMAGKVAVVCGYGDVGKGSAASLCGAGARVKVTEVDPICALQAAMDGFEVTLLEDEVASADIFITTTGNKDVIRIEHMRAMKDMAIVGNIGHFDNEIQVASLKNHKWTNIKEQVDMIEMPSGNRIILLSEGRLLNLGNATGHPSFVMSASFTNQVLAQIELFTKGDQYENKVYILPKHLDEKVARLHLDRIGVKLTQMDADQAAYIGVKPEGPYKPEHYRY